The Lepus europaeus isolate LE1 chromosome 21, mLepTim1.pri, whole genome shotgun sequence genome has a window encoding:
- the LOC133750471 gene encoding seizure 6-like protein 2, whose product MGRCFRKLGSYLLSCGFPPRPAHGDVSVTDLHPGGTATFHCDSGYQLQGEETLVCLNGTRPAWNGEPPSCIASCGGAIHNATLGRIVSPEPGGAAGPNLTCRWVIEAAEGRRLHLHFERVSLDEDNDRLLVRSGGSPLSPVIYDSDMDDVPERGLISDAQSLYVELLSETPANPLLLSLRFEAFEEDRCFAPFLAHGNVTTTDPEYRPGALATFSCLPGYALEPPGPPNAIECVDPTEPHWNATEPACKAMCGGELSEAAGVVLSPDWPQSYSPGQDCVWGLHVQEEKRILLQVEILNVREGDMLTLFDGDGPSARVLAQLRGPQPRRRLLSSGPDLTLQFQAPPGPPNPGLGQGFVLHFKEVPRNDTCPELPPPEWGWRTASHGDLIRGTVLTYQCEPGYELLGSDILTCQWDLSWSAAPPACQKIMTCADPGEITNGHRTASDAGFPVGSHVQYRCLPGYSLEGAAVLTCYSRDTGTPKWSDRVPKCALKYEPCLNPGVPENGYQTLYKHHYQAGESLRFFCYEGFELIGEVTITCVPGHPSQWTSQPPLCKVAYEELLDNRKLEVTQTTDPSRQLEGGNLALAILLPLGLVIVLGSGVYIYYTKLQGKSLFGFSGSHSYSPITVESDFSNPLYEAGDTREYEVSI is encoded by the exons ATGGGCAGGTGCTTCCGGAAGTTGGGCT CCTACCTGCTGAGCTGTGGCTTCCCTCCGAGGCCGGCGCACGGGGACGTGAGCGTGACAGACCTGCACCCTGGGGGCACTGCCACCTTCCACTGTGACTCAGGCTACCAGCTGCAGGGCGAGGAGACCCTTGTCTGCCTCAATGGCACCCGGCCAGCCTGGAACGGCGAACCCCCCAGCTGCATAG CGTCCTGCGGAGGCGCCATCCACAATGCAACCCTGGGCCGCATCGTGTCCCCTGAACCTGGGGGAGCCGCCGGCCCCAACCTCACCTGCCGCTGGGTCATTGAAGCAGCTGAGGGCCGCCGACTGCACCTGCACTTTGAGAGGGTCTCGCTGGATGAGGACAATGACCG GCTGCTGGTGCGCTCAGGGGGCAGCCCCCTGTCCCCAGTGATCTACGACTCGGACATGGATGACGTCCCCGAGCGGGGCCTCATCAGCGACGCTCAGTCGCTCTACGTGGAGCTGCTGTCGGAGACGCCCGCCAATCCCCTGCTGCTCAGCCTCCGATTCGAAG CCTTCGAGGAGGACCGATGCTTCGCCCCCTTCCTGGCCCATGGCAACGTCACCACCACGGACCCTGAGTACCGCCCAGGGGCGCTGGCCACTTTCTCCTGCCTTCCGGGGTACGCCCTGGAGCCTCCAGGGCCCCCCAACGCTATCGAATGTGTGGATCCCACGGAACCCCACTGgaacgccacagagccagcctgcaAGG CCATGTGCGGAGGGGAGCTGTCGGAGGCAGCTGGCGTGGTCCTCTCTCCTGATTGGCCCCAGAGCTACAGCCCCGGGCAGGACTGCGTGTGGGGCCTGCACGTCCAGGAAGAGAAGCGCATCTTGCTCCAAGTTGAGAT CCTGAACGTCCGCGAAGGGGACATGCTGACCCTGTTCGACGGCGACGGCCCCAGCGCCCGAGTTCTGGCTCAGCTGCGGGGACCTCAGCCGCGCCGCCGCCTGCTCTCCTCTGGGCCGGACCTTACGCTGCAGTTCCAGGCACCGCCCGGACCCCCAAATCCGGGCCTGGGACAGGGCTTCGTACTGCACTTCAAAG AGGTCCCCAGGAACGACACGTGCCCCGAGCTGCCGCCTCCGGAGTGGGGCTGGAGGACGGCGTCCCACGGGGACCTGATCCGGGGCACGGTGCTCACTTACCAGTGCGAGCCTGGCTACGAGCTGCTGGGCTCCGACATCCTCACCTGCCAGTGGGATCTGTCCTGGAGCGCAGCGCCGCCCGCCTGCCAGAAGA TCATGACTTGTGCCGACCCTGGTGAGATCACCAACGGCCACCGCACCGCCTCGGACGCCGGCTTTCCCGTGGGCTCCCACGTCCAGTACCGCTGTCTGCCCGGGTACAGCCTGGAGGGGGCAGCCGTGCTCACCTGCTACAGCCGGGACACGGGGACCCCCAAGTGGAGTGACCGGGTCCCCAAATGCGCCT TGAAATATGAGCCGTGCCTGAACCCCGGGGTCCCCGAGAATGGCTACCAGACGCTGTACAAGCACCACTACCAAGCGGGGGAGTCGCTGCGCTTCTTCTGCTACGAGGGCTTTGAGCTCATCGGCGAGGTCACCATCACCTGTGTGCCCGGCCACCCCTCCCAGTGGACCAGCCAGCCCCCGCTCTGCAAAG TGGCCTATGAGGAGCTCCTGGACAACCGAAAACTGGAAG TGACCCAGACCACAGACCCGTCGCGGCAGCTGGAGGGAGGGAACCTTGCCTTGGCCATCCTGCTGCCCTTGGGCTTGGTCATTGTCCTTGGCAGTGGCGTTTACATATACTACACCAA GCTGCAGGGAAAATCCCTCTTCGGCTTCTCAGGCTCCCACTCCTACAGCCCCATCACCGTGGAGTCAGACTTCAGCAATCCGCTATATGAAGCTGGG gaTACACGGGAGTATGAAGTTTCTATCTGA